CCGCCCATCTTGCCGATCCCGATCACAACCCCTCCTTCACCAAGGGCATCTTCCTGGGCGAACTTCGCGAGGATCTCGTCTTCCCCTTCCCGGAACTGGCCCCGGGCGACAAGGAAAATCTCACCGCCATCCTCGATTCCTTCCGCGCCTGGGCGGCCGGCACGGTCGACTCCGCCCGGCTCGATCGCGAAGGCCGCTTCGGCGACGACGTGCGGGCGGGGATGGCCGACCTGGGGATGATGGGGCTCAACATACCGGCGGAATACGGCGGCTTCGGCGCTTCCGCCCTGCTCTTTGCGCGTGTCTTCGGGGAGGTCGGCACGACCGATGCCGCGCTCGCCGTGTACTTCGGCGCCCACCAGTCCATCGGGTGCAAGGGCATCACGCTCTTCGGGACCGAGGACCAGAAGCGGCGCTGGCTCACCCCTTGCGCCACGGGCGAGCGCATCGCCGCGTTCTGCCTGACGGAATCGGGCTCGGGCTCCGATGCGCAGGCGATGCGCACCACCGCCATCCCCAGCGCCGACGGCTCGCATTACGTGCTCAACGGCGAAAAGATCTGGATCTCGAATGCCGGGTACGCCGGCGTCTTTACCGTCTTCGCGAAGGTGCCCGTCGAGATCGAGGGCAAGGCGAAGCATCGCGTCACCGCGTTCATCGTGGATGCGCGCGCCCCCGGCGTCTCGCTGGGAAAGATCGAGGAGAAAATGGGCATCAAGGCGAGCGACACGCGGACGGTGTCGTTCGAGAACGTGCGCGTGCCGGTCGAGGACCGCCTGGGCGAGGTCGGCGGCGGCTTCCGGATCGCCCTCGAGATACTGAACTCCGGGCGGCTGGGGCTGGCGGCGGGGTCGTCCCGCGGCGCTCGCGCGATTCTCGACCACGCCCTCGCCTATGCGAAGGAGCGCAAGCAGTTCGGGCGCCCCATCGGCTCCTTCGAGATGATCCAGCGCAAGTTCGCCCTGGCCGCCGCCGACTGCTACGCGGCCGACGCGGGCTGGATGATCTGCGCCTCGATGGTGGATCGCGGCGGGATCGACTTCTCGCTGGAGACGGCCGCGTGCAAGGTCTTCGCCTCCGAGCTTTCCTTCCGCGCAGCCTGCGACGCGCAACAGATCGCCGGCGGCCTGGGCTATTCGAAGGAATACCCGTACGAGCAGGCCGTTCGTGATTCGCGGATCATGCTGATCTTCGAGGGGACGAACGAGATCCTGCGCGCGCTCATCTCGCTCTCGGCGATGCAGCAACCGGGCGAGCAGTTGAAAGAACTCGGGAAAGCCTTCCGGGACCCGCTGCGCTCCCTGGGCGCCATCGGCAGCTACATGGCCGGGCGGGTGAAGCGGCAACTCGTGAAGCCCGACTTCACGCGCGTGCACGAGGCGCTGAAGGAAGAAGCCGAGATGGTGGCGGGGGCCGTCCACGACGTGGCGCTCGCCGTGGAGAAACTCCTCATCGAGCACGGCAAGGACGTGATCGAGCGCCAGTTCCACCAGGAACGACTGGCGAACGTCGCGATCGACATCTACCTTTCGACGGCGGCCCTGTCCCGCGCCACCTGGGCGATCGCCAGGGCCGGCAGCGTGGAAGGCGCGGCGGCCGACCTCGACAACGCGCGCATCTTCATCTCCATGGCGATGCGGCGGACGCGGCGCGCCTTGCGCGCGCTGGAGCGAAACCAGGATGCCCGGCTCAAGGTGCTGGCCGAGCGCGCCCTCGAGAGTGGCACGCTGACGGTGGCTACGCCTACGGACGCCTGACCGCGGACGCCTCGGCGGCCCACGCGGCCGGAAAAATCACGTGCCGCGCCGCGCCCCCCAACTGCGACGCGGTTGCGACCGCCACGACCCGGCCCTGGTTGTCCAGCAAGGGCCGGCCACCGTTGCCGCTCGCGGCAGGGAACCCGGCATCCACGATCCTGACCTGGGATTCGGCTGCGATGTGCTTCACGAATCCTTCGGTCAGCACGACGTCCCCGGCGGAATTCACGTCCGCGGCGTAGACCTTGTCCCCGACCTTGGGCTCGGTCCCACCCACGCGCAGGGGCCAGCTTCCGGCGCCGTCCACCGCGAGCTTGCACAGGCCCAGGCCCTCGTCGGCCATCGCGATCCGTGCCGGCACGGTGCGCTTCCCGATCGTCACCACGATCTGGGCGCCCGGCGCGAGCCCCTCGCACGTGGTCGCCATGACGCCATTGGCAATGGTGAACGCAAGCCCGGTTGCCGTGGCTGTCCCGGAAAGATCGATGCTCTGCACCCGCCCCACGGAGTTCACCACGTCAGACTCGATTTCCTGCACGGTGCGGCCCGCAGGGAGCGAGGGAGCGCCCCGGCCAAGGTAGAGGTATGCCGCCAGCGCGACAAGCGCGGTGAGGACCGCTGCAATGGCACCGGCAGGCCGGCGATCGGAGGCCGAGGGAGCGGCTGCAAGCGAACGGTCGTATTCCGCCCGCCTTTCCTCGTCGGAGAGCACCTCGAACGCCTCGCGGATTCGCGTCTCTCGCCGCGGATCCGGCGGCGTCGTGTCCCGGCGGAATTCGGCGACGAGACCGTCATGGGCGCGGACGATCTCGCCATGCTTCGCGTCGCGGGGCACGCCGAGCGCGTCATAGAGCGTTTCCCTGGAAGTCCCCATCGGGTTGCGTCCCGTCCCTGTCGCCGACATTGTGCCTCCCGTTACCGGGCCAGCGCGTACTCCCCGCCACGCTCGAGGGCGCGGCGGTAGGCAGGCCGCCCATGGACTCGCTCGAGGAAGGCCATGAGATTCGGCCGGTGTGAATCCAGTCCGGCCCGCGCAGCCGCCGCTTCCAGCGGAAAACTCATCTGGATGTCGGCGGCGCTGAATTTCCCGCCGG
This Betaproteobacteria bacterium DNA region includes the following protein-coding sequences:
- a CDS encoding DnaJ domain-containing protein, coding for MSATGTGRNPMGTSRETLYDALGVPRDAKHGEIVRAHDGLVAEFRRDTTPPDPRRETRIREAFEVLSDEERRAEYDRSLAAAPSASDRRPAGAIAAVLTALVALAAYLYLGRGAPSLPAGRTVQEIESDVVNSVGRVQSIDLSGTATATGLAFTIANGVMATTCEGLAPGAQIVVTIGKRTVPARIAMADEGLGLCKLAVDGAGSWPLRVGGTEPKVGDKVYAADVNSAGDVVLTEGFVKHIAAESQVRIVDAGFPAASGNGGRPLLDNQGRVVAVATASQLGGAARHVIFPAAWAAEASAVRRP
- a CDS encoding acyl-CoA dehydrogenase family protein; the encoded protein is MAAHLADPDHNPSFTKGIFLGELREDLVFPFPELAPGDKENLTAILDSFRAWAAGTVDSARLDREGRFGDDVRAGMADLGMMGLNIPAEYGGFGASALLFARVFGEVGTTDAALAVYFGAHQSIGCKGITLFGTEDQKRRWLTPCATGERIAAFCLTESGSGSDAQAMRTTAIPSADGSHYVLNGEKIWISNAGYAGVFTVFAKVPVEIEGKAKHRVTAFIVDARAPGVSLGKIEEKMGIKASDTRTVSFENVRVPVEDRLGEVGGGFRIALEILNSGRLGLAAGSSRGARAILDHALAYAKERKQFGRPIGSFEMIQRKFALAAADCYAADAGWMICASMVDRGGIDFSLETAACKVFASELSFRAACDAQQIAGGLGYSKEYPYEQAVRDSRIMLIFEGTNEILRALISLSAMQQPGEQLKELGKAFRDPLRSLGAIGSYMAGRVKRQLVKPDFTRVHEALKEEAEMVAGAVHDVALAVEKLLIEHGKDVIERQFHQERLANVAIDIYLSTAALSRATWAIARAGSVEGAAADLDNARIFISMAMRRTRRALRALERNQDARLKVLAERALESGTLTVATPTDA